One part of the Paramormyrops kingsleyae isolate MSU_618 chromosome 2, PKINGS_0.4, whole genome shotgun sequence genome encodes these proteins:
- the rilpl2 gene encoding RILP-like protein 2, with protein sequence MQDVSDPVPAQAFEKDAFQLTVEDVYDISYVIGRDLLKITQPADVVSELQFKIVRVLEMFEALVNRYSLTVEELKMERDNLKTELDRILGNCANGQGTQLLGPDKLVVDLKDPNRPRFTMEELKEVLQERNQLKTQLLLAQEELQLYKSGVLHQPEPSMADIDLEPKKAEASNAKIETKEGPKEEKTTIRKLFSFTKK encoded by the exons ATGCAAGATGTATCAGACCCAGTGCCCGCTCAGGCTTTTGAAAAGGACGCGTTTCAGCTCACGGTGGAGGACGTGTACGACATCTCCTATGTTATCGGCAGGGACCTGCTGAAGATCACCCAGCCGGCCGACGTGGTCTCCGAGCTGCAGTTCAAGATCGTCCGGGTGCTGGAGATGTTCGAAGCGCTGGTGAATCGGTACAGCTTGACCGTGGAAGAGCTCAAAATGGAAAGGGACAATCTGAAAACCGAGCTGGACAGGATCCTGGGTAACTGTGCAAACGGGCAGGGAACG CAACTACTGGGTCCAGACAAGCTTGTAGTGGACCTAAAGGACCCCAATCGGCCTCGATTCACCatggaggagctgaaggaggtGCTGCAGGAGCGGAATCAGTTGAAGACCCAACTTCTTCTAGCCCAGGAAGAGTTGCAGCTCTATAAAAG CGGCGTTTTGCACCAACCTGAACCATCCATGGCCGACATAGACCTGGAACCCAAAAAAGCCGAGGCCTCAAATGCCAAAATCGAGACAAAGGAAGGGCCTAAAGAAGAGAAGACAACCATTCGAAAGCT GTTTTCCTTCACAAAAAAATAA